The Rhododendron vialii isolate Sample 1 chromosome 5a, ASM3025357v1 genome contains a region encoding:
- the LOC131328020 gene encoding soluble inorganic pyrophosphatase 6, chloroplastic, translated as MAAASRVMATVASTTSLLSRGSLRRSQTLTLCFNSSRLVAKKRLFTCTALYKPDAQIKEEGLPETLDYRVFFVGNSGKKISPWHDIPLQLGDGVFNFIVEIPKESSAKMEVATDEPFTPIKQDTKKGKLRYYPYNINWNYGLLPQTWEDPSLANSEVDGALGDNDPVDVVEIGESRGKVGQILRVKPLAALAMIDEGELDWKIVAISLDDPKASLVNDIDDVEKHFPGTLTAIRDWFRDYKIPDGKPANKFGLGNKAANKDYALRVITETNESWARLVKRSIPAGELSLV; from the exons ATGGCGGCGGCCAGTAGAGTGATGGCCACGGTAGCATCAACCACCTCCTTACTCTCCAGGGGATCATTGCGACGGTCTCAGACCCTGACTCTTTGCTTCAACAGCAGCAGATTGGTGGCCAAGAAGAGGCTTTTCACTTGCACTGCTCTCTACAAGCCCGATGCTCAGATCAAGGAAGAGGGCCTTCCCGAAACCCTAGACTATCGAGTCTTCTTCGTCGGCAATTCCGGCaaaaag ATTTCTCCATGGCATGATATACCATTGCAACTGGGTGATGGTGTTTTCAATTTCATTGTTGAAATACCCAAAGAATCAAGTGCAAAGATGGAGGTTGCTACTGATGAGCCATTCACTCCAATAAAGCAGGATACAAAGAAAGGAAAGCTTCGATATTATCC ATACAATATTAATTGGAATTATGGATTGCTTCCACAAACATGGGAAGACCCATCACTTGCTAACTCTGAAGTTGATGGAGCACTCGGCGATAATGATCCAG TCGATGTTGTTGAGATTGGTGAAAGCCGGGGAAAAGTTGGCCAGATTTTGAGGGTCAAACCCTTGGCTGCTTTGGCAATGATTGACGAAGGGGAACTTGACTGGAAAATCGTTGCAATTTCGTTGGATGATCCAAAAGCTTCTCTTGTTAATGATATTGATGATGTTGAAAAGCATTTCCCG GGTACTCTCACTGCAATCAGGGACTGGTTTAGAGACTACAAGATCCCCGATGGGAAACCTGCTAACAAGTTTGGTCTTGGCAACAAAGCAGCAAACAAG GATTATGCTCTCAGGGTCATCACTGAGACTAATGAATCTTGGGCTAGACTTGTCAAGAGATCTATTCCAGCTGGAGAGCTGTCGCTTGTGTAA
- the LOC131327579 gene encoding serpin-ZX-like has translation MASDEKKKESAENVTGRAKRQKVSTKNLPLAPTDPIPSTKITKSRLDFSTAMAKQLLLEQVEKGSNANFALSPLSIDVVLTMVAAGSRGRTLERVLALLGAQDIDEIKSSASEMMAAAAGCGGGRRSDEGGDGLVLCMVNGAWVDKRFPLIDSYKEEVLKGICACNAETVDFQKEANEVVKKVNSWAEEASKGLITNLLQPQSLSSQTAIVLANGLYFKGTWTSAHRFDESLTRKRTFYLLTGDTVSIPFMTSRKKYHYKSFDAFKVLKVPYKSAKLDRKFSMYFFLPHEKVGLQNLLKELCSDSGFLKQDYFNIRKVSLAKFWIPKFKLSYEFDIAKTMKKIGMTFPFTENPEDFSEMMKIPKGIPFLSISMTQKVVVKVDEKGTEAAAVTRARLRSLSYKRSLPKPSFVADHPFLFMIKEKMSGLVFFMGAVLNPSL, from the exons ATGGCGTCGGacgagaagaaaaaagaatctGCGGAAAACGTTACTGGGCGAGCGAAAAGGCAGAAGGTTTCAACCAAAAATCTCCCTTTGGCTCCAACGGACCCCATACCGAGCACAAAAATCACCAAATCGAGATTGGATTTCAGCACGGCGATGGCAAAGCAGCTTTTGCTAGAGCAAGTCGAAAAGGGCTCAAACGCCAACTTTGCGCTGTCTCCACTATCGATTGACGTCGTTCTAACCATGGTGGCCGCCGGATCCAGAGGCCGCACCTTGGAGCGTGTGCTGGCGTTGCTTGGGGCACAAGACATCGATGAAATCAAGTCGAGTGCTTCGGAGAtgatggcggcggcggcgggatGTGGTGGTGGACGAAGGTCTGATGAGGGCGGTGACGGTCTGGTTTTGTGTATGGTTAACGGAGCTTGGGTGGACAAACGTTTTCCTCTTATAGATTCTTATAAGGAAGAAGTACTGAAAGGGATCTGCGCTTGTAATGCAGAAACTGTTGATTTTCAAAAGGAG GCTAATGAAGTGGTAAAGAAAGTGAACTCGTGGGCCGAAGAAGCATCAAAAGGACTTATCACAAACCTTCTACAACCTCAGTCGTTATCTTCACAAACAGCAATTGTTCTTGCAAATGGACTCTACTTCAAAGGAACGTGGACTAGCGCACATAGATTTGATGAGAGTCTAACCAGAAAAAGAACTTTCTATCTTCTCACTGGAGACACTGTTTCAATTCCATTCATGACGAGTCGTAAGAAATATCACTACAAATCGTTTGACGCTTTCAAAGTCCTCAAAGTCCCATACAAAAGTGCAAAACTCGATAGGAAGTTTTCTATGTACTTCTTTCTCCCTCACGAGAAAGTAGGGTTACAAAATCTTCTCAAAGAGCTCTGTTCCGATTCTGGATTTTTGAAGCAAGATTACTTCAACATAAGAAAAGTGAGTCTTGCTAAATTTTGGATCCCAAAGTTCAAACTCTCGTATGAATTTGACATTGCTAAGACCATGAAGAAAATAGGAATGACGTTTCCATTCACTGAAAATCCAGAAGACTTCTCGGAGATGATGAAAATTCCCAAGGGGATACCATTCCTTTCTATATCAATGACGCAGAAAGTTGTTGTTAAGGTAGACGAGAAAGGCACAGAGGCTGCAGCCGTTACTCGTGCCCGCCTTAGAAGTTTATCATACAAGCGATCCCTCCCAAAACCGAGTTTTGTTGCTGATCATCCCTTTTTGTTCATGATCAAGGAAAAGATGTCAGGGTTGGTTTTTTTCATGGGAGCAGTGCTCAATCCAAGCCTTTAG